Proteins found in one Thalassomonas actiniarum genomic segment:
- a CDS encoding mechanosensitive ion channel family protein, translating into MHEVLTMWLADKGVSHAYLPLTVLLGGSGLILLISAIGYYLAKHQVLVLVHKLVLGTRNSWDDLLIEHQVFSRIALLVPFLLLLFLTPVFLPPDELYSRFLQVAAKCAISFQVAFCISALLNVIKTLYLQSSRERYLPFNATIQVLKLIVYLVASILAISFILERSPLYLLSGLGALTAVLLLIFQDTIKGLVASIQISANRMVAPGDWIEVPQYGADGDVLEIGLITVKVQNFDKTITTIPTYALTSGSFKNWRDMYHSGGRRIKRAIWIDISSIDFCSPQQINGFSDIVLLKDYLAEKRQQLSHSNQAAGVNQEDKVNSRQLTNIGTFRAYIQAYLKQHSQVHPQMTCMVRQLPAEGAGLPLELYFFSKEQAWVSYEGIQADIFDHLYAMAPHFGLRIFQHPTGFDWQQGKARFPE; encoded by the coding sequence ATGCATGAAGTATTAACAATGTGGCTGGCGGACAAAGGCGTCAGCCATGCCTACCTGCCTCTCACCGTCCTGCTTGGCGGCAGCGGGCTTATTCTGCTGATATCCGCCATCGGCTACTACCTGGCCAAACACCAGGTACTGGTGCTGGTGCACAAACTTGTGCTCGGTACCCGCAACAGCTGGGATGATCTGCTGATCGAGCATCAGGTATTCTCCCGCATCGCCCTGCTGGTACCCTTTTTGTTATTGCTGTTCCTGACCCCGGTTTTCTTGCCCCCGGATGAGCTCTACAGCCGCTTCTTACAGGTAGCGGCCAAATGTGCCATCAGCTTCCAGGTCGCTTTTTGTATCAGCGCCTTGCTTAATGTCATCAAAACCTTGTACCTGCAGAGCTCCCGGGAACGCTACCTGCCGTTTAATGCCACCATACAGGTGCTTAAACTTATCGTTTACCTGGTCGCCTCCATCCTGGCCATTTCCTTTATCCTCGAACGCTCCCCCCTTTACCTGCTCAGCGGCCTGGGGGCATTAACCGCGGTATTGCTGCTGATTTTTCAGGATACCATTAAAGGCCTGGTGGCGAGCATACAAATATCGGCAAACCGCATGGTCGCTCCCGGCGACTGGATAGAGGTGCCGCAATACGGCGCCGACGGCGATGTGCTGGAGATTGGCCTGATCACGGTCAAGGTTCAAAATTTTGATAAGACCATCACCACTATACCCACCTATGCCTTAACCAGCGGTTCCTTTAAAAACTGGCGCGACATGTACCATTCCGGCGGGCGGCGCATCAAGCGCGCCATCTGGATTGATATTTCCAGCATAGATTTTTGCAGCCCGCAGCAAATCAACGGTTTCAGTGATATTGTGCTGCTTAAAGATTATCTGGCCGAAAAACGTCAGCAGCTATCCCACAGCAACCAGGCGGCCGGAGTGAATCAGGAGGATAAGGTCAACAGCCGCCAGCTCACCAATATCGGCACCTTCCGCGCCTATATCCAGGCTTACCTGAAACAACATAGCCAGGTACACCCGCAGATGACCTGCATGGTGCGCCAGCTGCCCGCCGAAGGTGCGGGATTGCCGCTGGAATTATATTTTTTCAGCAAAGAACAGGCCTGGGTCAGCTACGAGGGCATCCAGGCCGATATCTTTGATCATTTATATGCCATGGCGCCCCACTTTGGTTTGCGTATTTTCCAGCACCCGACCGGCTTTGACTGGCAGCAGGGCAAAGCACGTTTTCCCGAATAA